AGACCACGTAAGCAGCTAGTGGAAACCTCGTTAAGCTAGTGAGGGAATCTATTCGAGGGAAGGGGGCAAGCGAATGATCTAATCACCTACTTTTGGATGAAAAGCATGAGATTAAGCCTGCCTTGATGCGTGACGCACATTTTCGACAAACTGACGGGTTCTATCCATGCATTTCTGAAAGCGAATGGGTTTGTCATTGGCATCTCGAGCGTTTGTTTGCATGCAGCTGTCGACGCCAGCAGGCATGACTTCATGAATAGCGCGTTGGACATTCGAAGGAGATAGTCCGCCCGCCAGAATCACTGGTATTCGACTTTGCTGGACAACGCACCGGGCTGTCGTCCAATCACTGGCAAGGCCTGTAATGCCAATAAAGCCTTCCCCAGATGGTTGATCACTCTGCGCCTCAGCGTTGTCGGCGACGATGCAAGTATCCAGCAGAAAATAATCGGAAATGGGTTCAAACAGCTTTGCGACCTCAAGGCTGGGCAAGAAGCGACCTCGACCTGCCTGAGCGACTGGGATAGCACGCATGACGGCAAGACCTGGATACTTATCTCTAACTTTGGATTGCAGCTCCAGATGGTTTTCACACACAGGCAAAATCCCGGACGAGTCACACAAGCAGTCAGAAAAATGCAATATGTCTGGCCGATAGTAGTCAATAACATTACAAATCACCTCGAAATCGACAAACAAAGGAATGATTGACGATTTGGAGCTGCTGTCCCTAATCGCATTAACTGTATCCAAAAGCTCCGGCTGTCGACAGTCATCAGCACTCAATATCACACTGCCGATATGTTCAACGCCAAGCTCTATCATTGCCTCAGCTTCTTCAGGTGTTTGAATTTCATATATTTGAGTGAGCAAATTGAACTCCTGTCGTTGCGAGGTCTATGCAGAAGTCATAGCAACGACCTTCAAATGCCATGAGTACCCGACCGACAGCTCATGTCCAGTCGCTGATCCGTAGCATCACTCCTGCCCTGCGTAGGCGTTATCAAAGACTGACAGGAGTCTCACCTTCAGGCCAAATGCTCAACGTTTGAGAAAAGCCAATCCCAACCGTCAAAGATCATCCAAGCACCAACCGGTTGTACAAGAACAATTTGGAATCGTAATTCCTTTCTCGAGGACCAAAAGCTTTGATCGCACTGGTCATCGCGCCATATTCGTTCACGTCCATTGATCAGGCGGGGGCGGGTGGCTTTCAGGAGCTTGTCAATCAATGAATGCTCGCTTTGCACTGATCGGCTGTGACCCTGAGTTAGCCAACCCATGCGTCAGCACTGCCTGGTGAGGCACAACGCCAGTGCGGCATGCCAGAGCATGAGAAAACAGAAGTGCAAGACCAATCCGAAAGCCAGGCAACAGCAGCATTGGCTCAGAAGTTGATCAGCCCTGAGCCGAACAATCGGAGTAGCCCGTTGAATGCTTCTTTTTCACTGGCTTGTCGGTCTCGTGGTGGTCAGCGTTTGGATGGTTGCAGCACATGGGGTTCTCCCGTTCGCCTTCCATCAGCCTCGGATTTGTGCTGGTTCGGGCCATCCCCCGTCCGAGTGAATTCTCCAAACTGGCGAGGTGCCGATAGGGTCTTGCCGCAAGATGAACCCCGATTGCTGGTCAGGAGTCCAATCTCCTCATTTCACTTTGGATCTCATCCTCTGTAATCGGCTTTGGTCGATAGTTATAGGAAATGGCTTGCCAGATCAACGCCAGACCCCAAAAAGCGATCGGCCAAATTGGCCAGAAATCACCACGACCCGACAGCGCCCAGATCACCACAAGCGTGATGTTGGTGATGGCATAAATCCTGAGCTGTCTCTCTAGTCCCCTCCGATGCTTGAGGCTTGCGAGGGCACCTTCTCTGCGTTCTTGGTCCGTCATCAATTGAGTCAGACTTGTTTTCAGACCTATAGCAAGGGTCAGTTAACCCGTTCAATTGTTTGTGGACCAGAGTCCACCAGGGCCGAACAGGGACCTCACACCGGTCATCCGCCAGACTCCAAACAGCCAACAGGTCGGGAAGTTCGGATAACCGCTAGAGAAATGCTGCAGTGGATGTCGTAGACCGAATCAATCGTTTTCGAGAGTTTTGAGATGACTAAAACTCTGCTTTTATGCGACTGCTCGCTGTGCAAGTGCAGCGTTGAAGAATCGCTATCGATCAGGATTGGTGGTCAGCACTTCTGCTCTGAGGCTTGCGCCAAAGGACATCCAAGCATGGAGCCCTGCCACGGTGAGCAGGAAGGTTGTCACTGTGGGACCGGAGAGTTGGCACTTCTGCTATCTGCTCCTAGCTAGCCCAGAACCAGCACATACTCTCGGCATCTCCTGCTCGTGGGTTGGAGAGCTCACGGCTGCAGCTCCAAAGCTTGGCGATGAAGGACCCTGATCGGCTAGCAACCCCGATGTCATCGATGTCAGTGCTGAACTGGATGACACCATGAGCAACCGAGTGGACCTCATGCGAAAGATTGGGAGCGAATCGCCAGGAGCTCGGCGATCGCAGGCGGAAGCACTGCCAGCGCAGCAGCAGTTGGCATCATCTCTTGTGAGTCGTGTTGATCGGACATCAACGGACCAATCCGGATATCAACCTCATACGGACTATCTCGATCGGCTCGTTTGCGGAAACGAAATGCCATCAGTAGTCAAATTTGCCGATGTACAGCCCTCTCTCGCAGTTACGGAGCAGGGTTGGACCGGCCATCAATCCGTGTGCCTCGGCCGCCTCAACACACCGATCCATCTTTGCCTCATAAGCCAGACCCCCGAGGATGGGGCTGATCACCTCACCTACCCCTGCCGCGAACACGACAGAACACGCGAAGACCACAAAACGTTTGGTGCACTTGTCCATCAGCCATTCCTCCCATCACAACCTCTTTCGGAATGGCAGCGGCGCGCATCACCCGAAAGGGGGATTGCGTTAATCCAGGTTCTGCATTCAGAGCTACGCACGGTCCTAAACAAGCACCTTGCAGAGGGCTCGTTATACATGGTCAACAATCTGATCTAGCCAAATCCAAAGGCATCAGAACGAGCGCATCCAAGCGCCTATCTGCTAAGAAACATAGGGTTGACGCAAAATATTCGGCAAAGAGAGAAACACACGAACTGCTACACCTGAATGCCATCAAAAGATCAAGCAGCCATCAATCTGATCCGGGTATGTGCCACAACGATTGGCCCGGAGGATGCCGGCAGACAGACACGTTGTCTCCCAGTCAACCGCCTACTGATGTCGCGACGAGATGTTGGCGGTCCACTTGAAACTGCTCGCTATTGCTGTGATCGCTGCTGAAGTTCAGGTGGCTCCAGCTCCGATCTGATCGCAGTGACGGTCATCACGACCTGGAGAGCTCGCAGCACCATCATCAAGTGTCCAGCATTGACTGGTATCTAAAACCTCCATGGATCAAAACGAAATTACCAACTGGAAAGCTATCGCCCAGAAAATGGAGGCTGATGGAAACACCAACAGCTGGTTTTATCTACGTGCCAGAGCCATCGCTGATGGAAAGCCAGACCCGATGCCCAAGGTCGCTGAGTTAATGCCTAAGTCGATTTGATCAAAGGTCTTGCAGCTTCGAACGCTCTGGTGATAAGCAGCGCAAGCATGCTCATCTAGCAAGACGTCTGCTGAAATGGATATGGATCCCTTCATCTTCTTTCCCTAAGCTTCAAGACTACTCATGAATATTTGATTGATTCCTGGAGAAGACTTGCAGACTTAACAAGAGTCCTGGAAAGGCCAGAGGTAGCCAAGCTGATCTCAACAAATGTAGTTCTCGATAGTCCTTCTATTAGAACGGGTGGGAAATGGATACTGAATTTTCGTATCAGCCTATCTTCCAAGATGCAGCTGATTGGTGGCTAAACCTGTAAGGACTTCCTTAGATGCTGCTTCCTGAAAAGACCTGAGCATAGAAACCGTTATGCATCAACTTCGTATCTGAACGTAGACATTAATTATCAGCTGGGCCGTAGAGCTTGGAGCCAACAGACATCAGCAGCAGAAAAGAGATGCTGATAGACAGAACAACAAGGCTTTGGATGATGTTCAACCATAGATCAACAGCAATTATGACGGAGATTTCAGCTTCACTGGCCACTTTGAGATGGACGGTCATCCAAGGAGCACAACGGTGGTCATAACCGTGTAAGACTCCAGATCAGGCGCTCCATAAGACGCGCCCATCAATCGATCGCAACATAGCGAAGAATGCGAACGGCTGGAAGATGAATTCCAAGGAACACCAGTTTTACGTCATAAACCATGACATACAGAGCTTGCAGAGTCGTCACTAAAGCTTGAAAGGCGCCTCTGCCTTGGGCCAGCGACTCAATTTTTTGGAAAGACCAATCCCAACCATACAAGGAGCGATCAAAGCGGAAACCACGGCGTAGAAGATCAACTTGGTAGTTTGATGTTCTTCTGGACGACCAAAGTCTTTGATCGCACTGGTCATTGCTTATCTTCGTACCCACCCATTGGATGTGGGCATGACGTCGAAGATCTTGTAAATCAATGAGAGGTCGCTGAGCACTTAGGGGTTATGGAGCCGCCTTGAGCAACACAAGCGTCAGCGATGCATGGATCGGTAAGGAACCCTAGAG
Above is a window of Synechococcus sp. BIOS-E4-1 DNA encoding:
- a CDS encoding 2TM domain-containing protein, which gives rise to MTDQERREGALASLKHRRGLERQLRIYAITNITLVVIWALSGRGDFWPIWPIAFWGLALIWQAISYNYRPKPITEDEIQSEMRRLDS
- a CDS encoding conjugal transfer protein TrbI, producing MTKTLLLCDCSLCKCSVEESLSIRIGGQHFCSEACAKGHPSMEPCHGEQEGCHCGTGELALLLSAPS